One window from the genome of Engraulis encrasicolus isolate BLACKSEA-1 chromosome 16, IST_EnEncr_1.0, whole genome shotgun sequence encodes:
- the abca1a gene encoding phospholipid-transporting ATPase ABCA1a isoform X2 translates to MAVSTQLGLLLWKNLTCRRRQTLQLIIEIIWPLFIFFILISVRLYYPPYEQHECHFPNKAMPSAGTLPWVQGIICNANNPCFRYPTPGETPGVVGNFNDSIISRLFIDAKKILLYSQNDKSFEGYKRLVQALKKLQRNTAGFKLKDFLRDNESLSAFLEHNATLPRHAVHQIVEADVNLEKVLIKGFGVHLKDLCNSTSLDEFVVIADKDVSQLTQKIICQSSPEWLNRAERHFLSNLDFLKPIRKDVRSDPKVVQDVSTATDNLLESLGSLAVELASMKSWRDLRTEIEYLTANATRSPSHMYQAVSRIVCGHPEGGGLKIKSLNWYEDNNYKALFGNYGNSSEDEPVSAYDNSSTPYCNNMMRNLESSPISRMIWKALKPLLMGKILYTPDTPATQRIIQEVNKTFQELGVLRDLGGMWDEFRPKLWDFMENSAEMDLVRTLLQNNASAFFLNAKLSGTEYKVKDISSFLTKATEDKRPPGTAFTWRDVFNETDQAIHTISRFMECVNLDKLEPVANEERLVNKSMRLLDDRKFWAGIVFPDMQANSSDLPSNVSYKIRMDIDNVERTNKIKDGYWDPGPRADPFEDLRYIWGGFSYLQDIIENGIMRALTGNKEKTGVYIQQMPYPCYVDDIFLRVMSRSMPLFMTLAWMYSVAIIIKGVVYEKEARLKETMRIMGLNNGTLWLSWFISSLIPLLISAGLLVLILKMGNLLPYSDPGVVYLFLASFAVVTIMQCFLISTLFSRANLAAACGGIIYFTLYLPYVLCVAWQDYVGFGAKVFASLLSPVAFGFGCEYFALFEEQGVGIQWSNLLASPMEEDHYSLTTSISLMLFDALLYAAMTWYIESVFPGQYGIPRPWYFPFTKTYWCGEKCAGTSSCSDKKSNAEAVCIEEEPTHLVRGVYIDNLVKVYSHGKKLAVDGLTLGFYEDQITSFLGHNGAGKTTTMSILTGLFPPTSGTAYILGKDIQSELSTIRQNLGVCPQHNVLFSMLTVEEHIWFYARLKGLSEEKVKAEMEQIIMDVGLPHKRKSRTSQLSGGMQRKLSVALAFVGGSRVVILDEPTAGVDPYARRGIWDLLLKYRQGRTILLSTHHMDEADILGDRIAIISHGKLCCVGSSLFLKTQLGTGYYLTMVKRDFDPSLVSCRSSSSTVSYSKKDDSVSESSSDAGLGSDHESETTTIDVSLISNVIFKHVPSARMVEDLGHELTYVLPYESAKAGAFVELFHEIDDRLTDLGISSYGISDTTLEEIFLKVAEDSGVDADLSDGTIPTRRNRRHAFGDHQSCLRPFTEDDFDFNDSEESRETDWLGGADGKGSYQVKGWSLKRQQFVALLWKRLLYARRSRKGFFAQIVLPAVFVCIALVFSLIVPPFGKYPSLQLEPSMYEEQFTFVSNDAPEDAHTNNLLNALTDGYGIGQHCAEGDLDDASCGITDEAWTIPEIPVSVSEMFLSGNWTMENPSPLCECSCEGKKKMLPECPPGAGGLPPPQVLVSDTATLQNLSGRNISDYLVKTYAQIIGKSLKNKLWVNEFRYGGFSLGARSSQAVPPPDQIHDAISHLKTQFSLKKGTASDRFLRSLASFIKGLDTKNNVKIWFNNKGWHSIGSFLNVMNNAILRSSMKEEDRGKFSINAFNHPLNLTKEQLSQVALMTTSVDVLVSICVIFAMSFVPASFVVFLIQERVSKAKHMQFISGVQPFLYWLANFVWDMCNYIVPATLVIIIFVCFQQEAYVSSTNLPVLALLLLLYGWSITPLMYPASFFFKIPSTAYVVLTSVNILIGINGSVSTFVLELFGSNEIGGINDILKNVFLIFPHFCLGRGLIDMVKNQAMADALERFGENRFRSPLAWDMVGKNLFAMAVEGVVFFCITVLIQYRFCIKARPVKAHLKPIGEEDEDVARERQRILTGAGQPDILELKQLTKIYKRKQKPAVDRLCVGIPPGECFGLLGVNGAGKTSTFKMLTGDSIVTSGEAYLNGKSVLTEIDEVHQNMGYCPQFDAINDLLTGREHLEFYAILRGVPEKEVCEVADWGIRKLGLVKYMDKAAGSYSGGNMRKLSTAMALIGCPPVVFLDEPTTGMDPKARRALWNCILSIIKEGRSVVLTSHSMEECEALCTRMAIMVNGRFRCLGSVQHLKNRFGDGYTIILRVQGPDPDLSRVMEFIERELPGSTLKEKHRNMLQYQLPSSHTSLARIFSLLSNHKELLRIEDYSVTQTTLDQVFVNFAKDQSDEDHSKDISKRDAVVDLSQLTAFLEDDKAKESCV, encoded by the exons ATGGCCGTATCTACTCAACTGGGCTTGCTTTTATGGAAGAATTTAACCTGTCGTCGAAGACAAACG CTCCAGTTGATAATTGAGATCATATGGCCACTGTTCATCTTCTTCATCTTGATATCGGTTCGGCTCTACTACCCTCCTTATGAACAACATGaat GCCACTTTCCAAACAAGGCCATGCCATCTGCAGGTACTCTGCCCTGGGTGCAGGGCATCATCTGCAATGCCAACAACCCCTGCTTTCGTTACCCCACGCCAGGCGAGACACCCGGAGTGGTGGGCAACTTCAATGACTCAAT CATATCACGACTCTTTATTGATGCCAAGAAGATCCTCCTGTACAGCCAGAATGACAAGAGTTTCGAAGGCTACAAGAGACTTGTCCAAGCCCTTAAGAAATTGCAGCGCAACACTGCCG GTTTCAAGTTGAAGGACTTTCTCCGTGATAATGAGTCCTTGTCTGCGTTCCTGGAACACAATGCGACTCTTCCAAGGCACGCAGTCCATCAAATTGTGGAGGCTGACGTTAACCTGGAAAAG GTCCTCATCAAAGGCTTTGGTGTGCACCTGAAAGACCTGTGCAACAGCACGTCCCTGGATGAGTTTGTGGTTATTGCAGACAAGGATGTGTCCCAGCTCACCCAGAAGATCATTTGCCAGTCCTCCCCAGAATGGCTCAATCGGGCAGAGAGACACTTTCTCTCAAATCTGGACTTCCTAAAACCCATCAGG AAGGATGTGCGATCTGACCCCAAGGTCGTCCAAGATGTCTCCACCGCAACAGACAACCTACTTGAGAGCCTGGGCTCCTTAGCGGTGGAG TTGGCAAGCATGAAGAGCTGGCGGGACTTGCGCACAGAGATCGAGTACCTGACTGCCAACGCCACACGCTCCCCCAGTCACATGTACCAAGCTGTGTCTCGTATTGTGTGCGGCCACCCTGAAGGAGGTGGTCTGAAGATTAAATCCCTCAACTGGTATGAAGACAACAACTACAAGGCCTTGTTTGGAAACTATGGCAATAGTAGTGAGGATGAACCCGTGTCTGCCTATGACAACTCATCCA CTCCCTATTGTAACAATATGATGAGGAACCTGGAGTCCAGTCCCATCTCTCGTATGATCTGGAAGGCTTTGAAGCCCCTGCTGATGGGGAAGATCCTGTACACTCCAGACACCCCAGCGACTCAGAGGATTATTCAGGAG GTGAACAAGACATTTCAGGAGCTGGGGGTGCTGCGTGACTTGGGCGGTATGTGGGATGAGTTCAGGCCAAAGCTATGGGACTTTATGGAAAACAGTGCAGAGATGGATCTGGTGCGG ACCCTGCTGCAGAACAATGCCAGCGCCTTTTTCTTGAATGCTAAGCTGAGTGGGACGGAGTACAAGGTGAAAGATATCTCCAGTTTCCTCACTAAAGCCACAGAGGACAAACGTCCCCCAGGGACTGCCTTCACGTGGAGGGATGTGTTCAATGAGACGGACCAGGCTATACACACAATCTCCCGCTTTATGGAG TGTGTAAACTTGGACAAATTGGAGCCAGTGGCCAACGAGGAGCGTCTGGTGAACAAGTCAATGCGTCTTCTGGATGACCGCAAGTTCTGGGCAGGAATTGTGTTCCCCGACATGCAGGCGAACAGCTCTGACCTTCCTTCCAATGTCAGCTACAAGATCCGCATGGATATTGACAATGTGGAGCGCACCAACAAGATTAAAGACGG GTATTGGGATCCTGGTCCCAGAGCTGACCCTTTTGAAGACCTGCGTTACATCTGGGGCGGCTTCTCCTACCTGCAGGACATCATTGAGAACGGCATCATGCGAGCTCTCACGGGCAACAAGGAGAAAACTGGAGTCTACATTCAGCAGATGCCTTACCCTTGCTACGTGGATGACAT CTTCCTGCGTGTGATGAGCCGCTCCATGCCCCTGTTCATGACCCTGGCCTGGATGTACTCGGTGGCCATCATCATCAAGGGCGTGGTGTACGAGAAGGAGGCGCGGCTCAAGGAGACCATGAGGATCATGGGCCTGAATAACGGCACCCTGTGGCTCAGCTGGTTCATCAGCAGTCTCATCCCCCTGCTCATCAGCGCTGGCCTACTGGTACTCATTCTCAAG ATGGGGAACCTCCTGCCCTACAGTGACCCGGGGGTTGTCTACCTGTTTCTGGCTTCGTTCGCCGTGGTGACCATCATGCAGTGCTTCCTGATCAGCACGCTGTTCTCCCGTGCCAACCTGGCCGCTGCCTGTGGGGGCATCATCTACTTCACGctctacctgccctatgtgctcTGTGTGGCCTGGCAAGACTACGTGGGATTTGGGGCCAAGGTTTTTGCG AGCCTGCTGTCTCCTGTGGCCTTTGGGTTCGGCTGTGAGTACTTTGCGCTGTTCGAGGAGCAAGGGGTTGGTATCCAGTGGAGCAACCTGCTGGCCAGCCCCATGGAGGAGGACCACTACAGCCTCACCACCTCCATCAGCCTCATGCTGTTCGACGCCCTGCTCTACGCCGCCATGACCTGGTACATCGAGTCCGTCTTTCCAG GTCAGTACGGCATCCCCAGGCCATGGTATTTCCCATTCACTAAGACCTACTGGTGTGGGGAGAAGTGTGCAGGAACATCTAGCTGCTCGGATAAGAAGAGTAATGCTGAAG CTGTGTGCATTGAGGAAGAGCCAACCCACCTGGTCCGTGGTGTCTACATTGACAATCTGGTGAAGGTCTACAGCCATGGGAAAAAGTTGGCAGTGGATGGCTTAACACTTGGTTTCTACGAGGATCAGATCACTTCATTTTTGGGCCACAATGGAGCCGGAAAGACCACTACCAT GTCAATCCTTACAGGCCTGTTCCCACCAACATCAGGCACTGCGTACATCTTGGGCAAGGACATCCAATCAGAGCTCAGTACCATTCGTCAGAACCTGGGAGTCTGTCCACAGCACAACGTCTTATTCAGCAT gctgacagtggaggagcATATTTGGTTTTACGCTCGACTGAAGGGTCTGTCTGAGGAAAAGGTCAAGGCGGAGATGGAGCAGATCATTATGGACGTTGGCCTGCCACACAAGCGCAAGTCCCGCACTAGCCAGCTCTCCG GAGGGATGCAGAGAAAGCTGTCTGTAGCTCTGGCGTTTGTTGGAGGATCCAGAGTGGTTATTTTGGATGAACCCACTGCTGGAGTTGATCCCTATGCACGTAGAGGCATTTGGGACCTTCTGCTGAAGTATCGTCAAG GCCGAACCATCCTGCTGTCCACCCACCACATGGATGAGGCAGACATCTTGGGAGATCGCATTGCCATCATCTCTCACGGCAAGCTGTGCTGCGTGGGCTCCTCCCTCTTCCTGAAGACCCAGCTGGGGACGGGCTACTACCTGACCATGGTCAAGAGAGACTTCGACCCCTCCCTCGTCTCCTGCAGGAGCTCCAGCAGCACAGTCTCCTACTCCAAGAAG GACGACAGTGTCTCAGAAAGCAGCTCTGATGCTGGTTTGGGGAGTGACCATGAAAGTGAAACCACAACTATCG ATGTCTCGCTCATCTCTAACGTGATCTTCAAGCATGTTCCATCTGCTCGCATGGTGGAGGATCTGGGTCACGAGCTGACATACGTCTTGCCCTATGAGTCGGCTAAGGCCGGGGCATTTGTGGAGCTTTTCCATGAGATTGATGACCGCCTGACTGACCTCGGCATTTCCAGCTATGGCATCTCTGACACCACCCTGGAAGAG ATTTTCCTGAAAGTGGCTGAGGACAGTGGAGTAGATGCTGACCTTTCAG aTGGCACCATTCCAACACGGAGAAACCGTAGGCACGCGTTCGGCGACCACCAGAGCTGTCTGAGGCCCTTCACTGAGGACGACTTTGACTTCAATGACTCAGAAG AATCTCGTGAGACTGACTGGCTAGGTGGTGCTGATGGTAAGGGCTCATACCAGGTCAAGGGCTGGAGCCTGAAGAGACAACAGTTTGTGGCTCTGCTGTGGAAGAGACTTCTTTATGCACGCCGCTCAAGGAAAGGCTTCTTTGCTCAG ATTGTGTTGCCTGCTGTGTTTGTCTGTATTGCTCTGGTCTTCAGCCTCATTGTCCCTCCATTTGGAAAGTACCCTAGTTTGCAACTGGAACCAAGCATGTACGAGGAACAGTTTACCTTTGTCAG CAATGATGCTCCAGAAGATGCTCATACCAACAACTTACTGAACGCATTGACTGATGGCTATGGCATTGGGCAGCATTGTGCTGAAGGAGATCTGGATGACGCCTCTTGTGGCATCACTGATGAGGCCTGGACAATTCCTGAGATTCCTGTCTCTGTGAGTGAAATGTTTTTGAGTGGAAACTGGACGATGGAGAACCCATCACCCTTGTGCGAATGCAGCTGTGAGGGAAAGAAGAAGATGCTTCCGGAATGTCCGCCTGGAGCTGGTGGTCTGCCACCACCACAG GTATTGGTGAGCGACACAGCCACTCTCCAGAATCTGTCGGGCAGAAACATATCGGACTACCTTGTGAAAACCTATGCTCAAATCATTGGGAAGAGCCTGAAGAATAAACTCTGGGTCAATGAATTCAG GTATGGAGGGTTCTCCCTTGGTGCCAGGTCCTCTCAGGCCGTACCTCCTCCTGACCAGATACATGACGCCATCTCTCACCTCAAGACCCAATTTAGCCTGAAAAAG GGGACTGCATCTGACCGCTTCCTTCGTAGTCTTGCTAGCTTCATCAAAGGCCTCGACACAAAGAACAATGTCAAG ATTTGGTTCAACAACAAAGGTTGGCATAGTATTGGGTCCTTTTTGAATGTGATGAACAATGCCATCCTACGCTCCAGCATGAAGGAAGAGGACCGTGGAAAGTTCAGCATCAATGCCTTCAACCATCCGCTCAATCTCACTAAGGAGCAGCTCTCGCAGGTGGCACT GATGACCACTTCCGTGGATGTGCTGGTGTCCATCTGTGTGATCTTCGCCATGTCCTTCGTGCCGGCCAGCTTTGTGGTCTTCCTCATCCAGGAGCGCGTCAGCAAGGCCAAACACATGCAGTTCATCAGCGGAGTGCAGCCCTTCCTCTACTGGCTGGCCAACTTCGTCTGGGATATG tgcaattacattGTCCCGGCAACTCTGGTCATTATCATCTTCGTCTGCTTCCAACAAGAGGCGTACGTCTCCTCCACCAACCTGCCGGTGCTGGCTCTGCTGCTTCTGCTCTATGG ATGGTCCATCACACCCTTGATGTACCCAGCCTCATTCTTCTTCAAGATCCCCAGCACAGCCTATGTGGTCCTCACCAGTGTCAACATCCTCATTGGGATCAACGGCAGCGTCTCCACCTTCGTCCTGGAGCTGTTTGGCAGTAAT GAAATTGGTGGAATTAATGACATACTGAAGAACGTGTTCCTGATCTTCCCCCACTTCTGTTTGGGCCGTGGCCTTATCGACATGGTAAAGAACCAGGCTATGGCAGACGCCCTGGAAAGATTTG gagagaACAGGTTCCGGTCCCCGCTGGCCTGGGACATGGTAGGCAAGAACCTGTTTGCCATGGCTGTGGAGGGAGTGGTGTTCTTCTGCATCACCGTGCTCATCCAGTACCGCTTCTGCATCAAGGCCAG GCCCGTCAAAGCACACCTGAAGCCCAtcggggaggaggatgaggatgtggCGAGAGAGCGTCAGAGGATCCTGACTGGAGCAGGACAGCCGGACATCCTGGAGCTCAAACAGCTCACCAAG aTTTACAAGAGGAAACAGAAGCCAGCAGTTGACCGCCTCTGTGTAGGCATCCCCCCAGGAGAG TGTTTTGGCCTGCTGGGAGTCAATGGAGCTGGGAAGACAAGCACCTTCAAGATGCTGACGGGAGATTCCATAGTGACCAGTGGAGAAGCTTACCTTAATGGGAAAAG TGTGCTCACAGAGATTGATGAGGTGCATCAGAATATGGGCTACTGCCCCCAGTTTGATGCCATCAATGACCTCCTTACTGGAAGGGAACATTTGGAGTTCTATGCCATTCTTCGAGGTGTACCTGAAAAGGAAGTGTGTGAG GTGGCAGATTGGGGGATTCGAAAGTTGGGCCTGGTAAAGTACATGGACAAAGCGGCAGGGAGTTACAGTGGAGGAAACATGCGCAAGCTGTCCACTGCCATGGCTTTGATTGGATGTCCTCCTGTGGTGTTCCTT GACGAGCCGACGACGGGCATGGACCCCAAGGCTCGCCGGGCCCTCTGGAACTGCATCCTCAGCATCATTAAGGAGGGACGCTCTGTGGTGCTCACCTCACACAG tATGGAAGAATGTGAGGCCCTGTGCACAAGAATGGCCATTATGGTCAATGGAAGGTTCCGGTGCCTGGGAAGTGTGCAGCACTTAAAGAACAG atttGGAGATGGTTACACCATCATCCTCAGGGTGCAGGGCCCTGACCCAGACCTGAGCCGCGTGATGGAGTTTATTGAGCGTGAGCTGCCGGGCAGCACCCTCAAGGAGAAGCACAGGAACATGCTACAGTACCAGCTGCCCTCCTCACACACCTCCCTGGCACGCATCTTCAGCCTGCTCTCCAACCACAAAGAGTTGCTTCGCATAGAGGACTACTCAGTCACACAGACAACACTAGACCAA